One segment of Ignavibacteriales bacterium DNA contains the following:
- the hemC gene encoding hydroxymethylbilane synthase, producing MKHSRLRIGTRGSQLALWQADWVKGELQKLYPSITIELEIIKTTGDKILDSPLSKIGDKGLFTKEIENALLDKRVDLAVHSLKDLPTSLPAGLMIGAIPKREDVRDVFISHPDKKYKNFDDVPSDGKIATGSLRRKCQLLNWKPQLEIIDLRGNLNTRFAKLDSSNWDGMILANAGVMRLGFSNRIAQIITTDKILPAVGQGALGIEIRSEDAELKSILAPLVSEATTYSTLAERAFLRTLEGGCQVPIGAYARIKQNKLVFDGMIGSLNGKKILRGTIHGEPTECESIGNELAKSLFDSGGKEILGSIRTA from the coding sequence ATGAAACACTCAAGATTACGAATTGGCACACGAGGAAGTCAGCTTGCTCTTTGGCAAGCCGATTGGGTAAAAGGTGAACTTCAAAAATTATATCCCTCCATCACTATCGAATTGGAGATTATTAAAACCACCGGTGATAAAATCTTAGATTCTCCACTATCAAAGATCGGAGACAAAGGATTATTCACTAAAGAAATTGAAAATGCTTTACTCGATAAACGAGTTGATTTAGCCGTTCATAGCTTAAAAGATTTACCGACAAGTTTACCTGCCGGTTTAATGATAGGAGCCATTCCAAAACGCGAAGATGTGAGAGATGTTTTCATATCTCATCCGGATAAAAAATATAAAAATTTTGATGATGTTCCTTCGGACGGCAAAATTGCTACGGGTAGTTTACGCCGCAAATGTCAGCTATTAAACTGGAAACCTCAACTTGAAATTATTGATCTGAGGGGGAATCTAAATACCCGTTTTGCCAAACTCGATTCTTCCAATTGGGATGGAATGATCCTTGCTAACGCAGGAGTGATGCGACTTGGATTTTCAAATCGGATCGCACAAATCATTACGACTGACAAAATACTGCCGGCAGTTGGTCAGGGCGCCTTAGGAATAGAAATTCGATCGGAAGATGCCGAGCTAAAATCGATTCTGGCACCACTCGTTAGTGAGGCAACTACATACTCTACACTTGCCGAACGGGCTTTTCTTCGAACTCTAGAGGGTGGATGCCAAGTACCAATCGGTGCCTATGCTCGCATTAAACAGAATAAACTTGTTTTTGATGGAATGATAGGCAGTTTAAACGGCAAGAAAATTTTACGCGGCACTATTCATGGTGAACCCACCGAGTGCGAATCGATAGGTAATGAACTCGCCAAATCGCTCTTTGATAGCGGCGGTAAAGAGATTTTAGGAAGCATAAGAACTGCTTAA
- a CDS encoding glutamyl-tRNA reductase, whose protein sequence is MNIYCLGINHRTAPVEIREKLWFSRDEIVSALETLQQNNLKELVLVSTCNRTELYHSFRDELLSSQPLWEILAEQKKADGISAENFYSLSSLGAVKHLFGVASGIDSMVLGDVQILNQMKEAFNLSQEHQTTGLLINRLFNTAFHVGKRSRSETEIGEGAVSVSYAAAELASKIFEELTKRSALLIGAGETGELTAKHLSSRNLGNLIIANRTRSRAEELAAKLNGKVTDFDKILDELQHIDIVISSVESSNHIITEKNLRAAMKQRGNKTLFIIDIGVPRNIEHSANRIENIFLYDIDDLNQIIDKNLDRRKAEIPKIQQIILDELSQFKSWYDSLEVTPTIQQLREQFENIRIEEVKKHIHHFPTGEHEEIEILTKRIVNKILHTPMVNLKNNPEEYSKHETQTKVHILRHLFGLEKKGDK, encoded by the coding sequence ATGAATATCTACTGTCTCGGTATAAACCATCGCACAGCTCCTGTTGAGATCAGGGAAAAACTTTGGTTTTCCCGCGATGAAATTGTATCGGCACTTGAGACTTTACAACAAAATAATCTCAAAGAACTTGTGCTTGTGTCTACATGCAACCGCACCGAGCTATACCATTCTTTTCGTGATGAGCTTTTAAGCAGCCAGCCGTTATGGGAAATCCTCGCCGAGCAGAAAAAAGCTGACGGCATTAGCGCTGAAAATTTTTATTCTTTGTCTTCACTAGGTGCTGTAAAACATTTATTCGGCGTTGCATCGGGAATTGATTCGATGGTATTAGGCGATGTTCAGATCTTGAATCAAATGAAAGAGGCATTCAATTTATCCCAGGAACATCAAACAACCGGATTATTGATTAATCGTCTGTTCAATACAGCTTTTCATGTTGGTAAAAGGTCACGGTCAGAGACTGAAATCGGAGAAGGCGCCGTATCGGTAAGTTACGCGGCCGCTGAACTTGCATCGAAAATTTTTGAAGAGTTAACAAAACGATCGGCTCTACTGATAGGCGCCGGTGAAACAGGTGAACTTACTGCGAAACATCTCTCAAGCCGTAATCTTGGGAATCTCATTATCGCTAACCGAACGCGCTCGCGGGCAGAAGAACTTGCCGCGAAATTAAATGGTAAAGTTACCGATTTCGATAAAATTCTCGATGAATTGCAGCATATCGATATAGTTATCAGCTCCGTGGAATCGTCGAATCATATAATAACCGAAAAAAATCTTCGCGCAGCAATGAAGCAAAGAGGAAATAAAACTTTGTTTATCATCGATATCGGAGTTCCCAGAAATATCGAACATAGCGCAAACCGGATCGAAAATATTTTTCTTTACGACATCGACGATCTAAATCAAATCATCGATAAAAATCTTGACCGGCGAAAAGCCGAAATTCCAAAAATTCAACAGATAATATTAGATGAATTATCCCAATTTAAATCATGGTACGATTCGCTGGAAGTAACTCCGACAATTCAACAACTACGCGAGCAGTTTGAAAACATCCGGATTGAAGAAGTTAAAAAGCATATACATCATTTCCCGACCGGAGAACACGAGGAGATTGAAATACTTACAAAACGTATCGTAAATAAAATATTGCATACACCTATGGTAAATTTAAAAAATAATCCTGAAGAATATTCTAAACACGAAACTCAGACTAAAGTTCATATATTGCGACATCTTTTCGGTTTAGAAAAAAAAGGAGATAAATGA